cttttgcttttttctttgttttttttaagctgttttgttttctttgtttttttttaatgaatattttttttgtttaatttttttgttaatgttaaatttttttttctatttagttatcaaactttcattacatggGTTCCGAGTTTGACGcgttaacccggatttttttctagtttttctttttaattaattttttcatttaatttattttgttaatgttaaattttttctatttagttattaaactttcatgacacgaattctgggtttgacgggttaacctagctaattctgggttaacccgtaaatttttttttttatattcagttatcaaactttcctAACACGAATCCcagatttgacaggttaaccaagtttgaagggttaacccaattaatttagattttttttctttttcttcagtagtttttttcttcatgtaagcttttctttcttcgttttttttttaaattaatatttttttttttgctttttgctttttgctttttgcttcttcttttttttttctttttaatttttttttaaatttagtttgttaatattaagtttttttctatttagttatcaaactttcatgacacgaataccaggtttgacatattaacctggtttgacgggttaacccagttaattcaaaaaaaaaaatttcttcattagtttttttcttcctataggttttttttcctttgtttttttcctttttaattaatcttttttttgttcattttagtttattaatgttaattttttttctatttagttatcacactctcatgACACAAATCTTAGGTTTAACGGGTTACCCTGATTTTGTGGgctaacccagttgattcatatttttttttctttttctttagtagtttttttttcaatttcatctttaaatattgtaattaactataactaaaatacatcaatcttttttcttccaattttatgacacgaatcccaagtttgacgggttaaaccagttgattaagattttttttctttttctttattagttttttttcaatttcatattttaatatcgatttgattaagaattaaactttatgatttgttttgtttactggtcattaaattattgtgatcTCGTGAGGGATTTTATTGTACCCCTCCTTGCAAAGCACTATTCATTGGAATAatgctttgctttatttttttttctttttcaattaatcttttttttttaatttcattttgtaatattaatttttttttcctttttaattattattttttataacaaaaccttGCAACAAGACTCATATCAAAGGCTTCAGGTTTGATGTTGCAaccaaactcacttaaacttggatcatgcaagtttaatattattattaacattataaatataacttttggaTCAGGAGTAACAGATAGACCTAATGCTCTTAGGTATAACTTTGTAGaaaaaactcttaaattttaacttttttaatattttttatataaaaaattgacccGCAGCATAGCGTGGCCCATGTTTCTAGTTAGCTGTAAAGCATGACGTGCAAAACGTGCTGCTTTTGGATGGGATTGCAAAAATGCAAAAAGGATGGACAAGATAGTGCTAAAATTCTATCAAAAacttccatataaaaaaaaaaagggaaagaaaagtaTTCAATTGAGGGATAAAGCAGGTTTCTATCATCAAAGTGATGTTTCACAAAGACAATTACTCTTTGAAAAGCATCTAGTATGACCCAGCATTTACATTTAGTGTGATAAAAAGCTAGGTACTTTGTGTATTGGCCGATATAGACAAGATTAGGTGTAGAAAAAGCGGGATTTTGACAAGATTAGGGGTAGAAAAAGCGGGATATTGACATAAAATGGGCAGAGCTATTCATTATTGAGGGCTAgaacaaaaatattactttctcttcaaaatcaaaagaatcaaAGGATAATAAggccaaaaaaagagagaagccaCCTCCCTATTCAGGATGTTTCAGCCACTGATGGGTTCCTGCAATGCTGATGTTCTTGATACCAAACAGAAAATCAATGGACTTCTGTACAAGGCTCTAGTGACATGCAACAAGAAGGATGTTGTAGATCTCTGCCAAAGAATTTCAGATCATGCATTGCACGTAATAACAGTGAATGATGATACTGTTCTCCACATGGCTACGTATGCTAAAGAAGCAGCCTTGGTGGAAAAATTACTAGATGAGTTGCCTGATTATCATGTCGACAAGTTGACCCGACAAAATCGAGTGGGGAACACAATTCTCCATGAGACTGCCACTAGCAACCATGCGATTGCTGTTGCAGATAAACTGCTGAAGAGAGCCCCCGGACTGTTAGGTATGCGCAACCACAATGGGGAGACGGCTCTGTTTCGCGCAGCTCGGTACGGAAAAACTGATATGTTCAACTTTCTAGCTGCTAAAGTCTCTGGATATGACGAAGCAGGTCTGCAATTTTATGTTCAGAGAAGTGATAAAACCACTATCCTTCACATTGCAATTCTTTCTGAGCACTTCGGTAAGCATTATAAATCACAAGTTCATTTCTTGGGCACTTCTGTATGTTATGTTTGGTgggaattaaataaaatcccaATTCTGAGGCATgctaaagtttttattttgctgctctaaaacaaaaacatttctctctggtaaaattttaatgaaaaaaacagatTTGGCATACCGAATTGCATTGGACTACAGACATTTAATCAGCGAAAAAGACGGTGATGGGATGACGAGTCTTCAACTTCTTTCATGCAACCCGTCAGCCTTTAAACAAGACCCTGAAGATGGATTCATTAAGTTAGGTATGTATACAAGCTCACTTCCATTTTGCTAATCACATTCAGAACAGCTAATACTATAGTGCACTTCTTTCTTGTCAAGATTATGACATTTGAACAATCCTTCCTTTATCTTCATATAGGAATAATGTGCTGcaaatttccttctttttctctgAATTTTTCGTACTTGAAATAATAAGATTCTCGTACAGTTGTACATAGGTTAATCTTCTTACAGTCATGTATGTTCCATCTTTCTGCAAAATAATTCATCGttatagataatttttattcatgttgTGTTCCAGAGCCTAAAGTTAGGTATGTATGTTGCTGACTTGCTTTATTCCTTGGATAGCTAAATCCTGTTGCAGTACAGCTTGGCAGGAGAAGGTTCAAAATCAAAAGGATAAATATAAATCAGCTGTAGAGCTTGCCAAGCTTTTATCTAGAAATGATACCTCATGGGAAGTTACTTATTCTAGCATTGACCAGAGCAAGCCTAAAATACACAGATATGGAGAGATAGGTGGGCAAGAAGGGATGTCTTTGGCTGCTAGAATTCCTGAGAGAATGGATGATGTTGGTGAAACTCCTTTGATTTTGGCTACGAAGTCAGGAATTGTGGAGATGGTGGAAGAAATACTCAGGCTTTACCCTCAAGCAGT
This is a stretch of genomic DNA from Populus alba chromosome 11, ASM523922v2, whole genome shotgun sequence. It encodes these proteins:
- the LOC118062061 gene encoding uncharacterized protein; the encoded protein is MFQPLMGSCNADVLDTKQKINGLLYKALVTCNKKDVVDLCQRISDHALHVITVNDDTVLHMATYAKEAALVEKLLDELPDYHVDKLTRQNRVGNTILHETATSNHAIAVADKLLKRAPGLLGMRNHNGETALFRAARYGKTDMFNFLAAKVSGYDEAGLQFYVQRSDKTTILHIAILSEHFDLAYRIALDYRHLISEKDGDGMTSLQLLSCNPSAFKQDPEDGFIKLAKSCCSTAWQEKVQNQKDKYKSAVELAKLLSRNDTSWEVTYSSIDQSKPKIHRYGEIGGQEGMSLAARIPERMDDVGETPLILATKSGIVEMVEEILRLYPQAVEHVDDEGRNVLHVAIKYREL